The following coding sequences are from one Streptococcus mitis window:
- the aguB gene encoding N-carbamoylputrescine amidase, producing MRNVRVAAIQMQCAKDVATNIQTAERLVRQAAEQGAQIILLPELFERPYFCQERQYDYYQHAQSVTDNTAIQHFKVIAKELQVVLPISFYEKDGNVLYNSIAVIDADGEVLGVYRKTHIPDDHYYQEKFYFTPGNTGFKVWDTRYAKIGIGICWDQWFPETARCLALNGAELLFYPTAIGSEPILDTDSCGHWQRTMQGHAAANIVPVIAANRYGLEEVTPSEENGGQSSSLDFYGSSFMTDETGAILEQAERQEEAVLLATYDLDKGASERLNWGLFRDRRPEMYQRITD from the coding sequence ATGAGAAATGTAAGAGTTGCAGCCATTCAGATGCAATGCGCTAAGGATGTGGCAACAAATATCCAAACCGCAGAACGTTTAGTACGTCAGGCTGCAGAACAAGGCGCACAAATTATTCTCTTGCCCGAGTTGTTTGAACGTCCCTATTTCTGTCAGGAACGTCAGTATGACTACTACCAGCATGCCCAGTCGGTGACAGACAATACAGCTATTCAGCATTTTAAGGTGATTGCTAAGGAACTACAAGTTGTTTTACCGATCAGTTTCTATGAAAAAGATGGCAATGTCTTGTATAATTCTATTGCAGTTATTGACGCTGATGGGGAAGTTCTAGGCGTTTACCGAAAGACCCACATACCAGATGATCATTATTATCAAGAAAAGTTCTATTTCACGCCTGGTAACACAGGTTTCAAGGTATGGGACACTCGTTATGCTAAGATTGGGATCGGTATTTGTTGGGATCAATGGTTCCCTGAAACAGCCCGCTGTCTCGCATTAAATGGGGCAGAATTGCTCTTTTATCCAACTGCTATTGGCTCTGAGCCTATCCTAGATACGGATAGTTGTGGCCATTGGCAACGTACCATGCAAGGCCACGCAGCAGCAAATATTGTCCCAGTTATTGCAGCCAATCGTTATGGATTAGAGGAAGTCACTCCAAGCGAGGAAAATGGTGGACAGAGTTCCAGTCTTGACTTCTACGGTTCATCTTTTATGACGGATGAAACAGGAGCTATTCTAGAGCAAGCTGAAAGACAAGAAGAAGCTGTTCTGTTAGCTACTT
- the aguA gene encoding agmatine deiminase, with the protein MIETPKKAGYRMAAEYEPHHGTLMIWPTRPGSWPFQGKAAKRAFSQIIKTIAEGERVYLLVDQDYLAEAQDYLGDSVIYLDIPTNDAWARDTGPTILVNDKGQKLAMDWSFNAWGGAVDGLYQDYEDDDQVASRFAESLEMPVYDAKPFVLEGGAIHSDGQGTIIVTESCLLSLGRNPHLTKEEIKNTLLESLGAEKVIWLPYGIYQDETNEHVDNVAAFVGPAELVLAWTDDKSDPQYAMSKADLELLEQETDAKGRHFTIHKLPIPAVRQVVTEEDLPGYSYEEGEEERYAGERLAASYVNFYIANKAVLVPQFQDVNDQVALDILSKCFPDRKVVGIPARDILLGGGNIHCITQQIPE; encoded by the coding sequence ATGATAGAAACTCCGAAAAAAGCGGGCTATCGCATGGCAGCAGAGTACGAACCCCATCACGGAACCTTGATGATCTGGCCTACAAGACCAGGATCATGGCCTTTTCAAGGTAAAGCTGCTAAAAGAGCTTTCAGCCAGATTATTAAGACCATAGCAGAAGGAGAAAGAGTCTATCTTTTGGTGGACCAAGACTACTTAGCTGAAGCCCAAGACTACCTTGGAGATAGCGTTATTTATCTAGACATTCCCACCAATGATGCCTGGGCTCGTGATACAGGTCCGACCATTCTTGTCAATGATAAAGGCCAGAAATTAGCCATGGATTGGTCTTTCAATGCCTGGGGTGGTGCTGTTGATGGTCTTTATCAAGATTATGAAGATGATGACCAAGTAGCCAGTCGTTTTGCTGAGTCCTTGGAAATGCCTGTTTATGATGCCAAACCTTTTGTCCTAGAAGGCGGAGCGATACATAGCGATGGTCAAGGAACCATTATCGTAACTGAAAGTTGCCTTCTCAGTCTTGGTCGCAATCCTCATCTGACTAAAGAGGAAATTAAGAATACCTTATTAGAGAGCCTTGGCGCTGAAAAAGTTATTTGGCTTCCTTATGGTATTTATCAGGACGAAACCAATGAACACGTTGACAACGTTGCAGCCTTTGTTGGTCCTGCAGAACTTGTCTTGGCTTGGACAGACGACAAAAGCGATCCTCAGTATGCCATGTCAAAAGCAGATCTCGAACTATTAGAGCAAGAAACAGATGCAAAAGGTCGTCACTTCACCATTCATAAATTGCCTATCCCTGCAGTTCGACAAGTTGTGACAGAAGAAGATCTTCCTGGTTATTCCTACGAAGAAGGTGAAGAAGAACGCTACGCTGGTGAACGACTAGCAGCTTCCTACGTAAACTTTTATATCGCCAACAAGGCTGTCCTTGTTCCCCAATTTCAAGACGTAAATGACCAAGTAGCCTTAGATATCCTCAGTAAGTGTTTCCCAGACCGTAAAGTTGTCGGAATACCAGCCAGAGATATTCTTTTAGGTGGTGGCAATATCCACTGTATCACCCAACAAATCCCAGAATAG